ATCGCCAAACACCTGCACCTCGATATGGCGCGGATGCTGGATGTATTTCTCGATCAACACGGCGTCATTGCCAAAGGCGGTGCGGGCCTCGGCGCGCGCGCTGGCCAGCGCCTCCTGGAAATCGCCCGCAGCATCGACCAGCCGCATGCCCTTGCCGCCACCACCGGCCACGGCCTTGATCATTACCGGATAGCCAATGTCATCAGCCGCGCGCGCCAGCACCGCCGCATCCTGATCCGCCCCGTGATAGCCCGGCACGACCGGCACGCCGGCCTTTTCCATCAACGCCTTGGCCGCATCCTTGAGGCCCATCGCACGGATCGCATCCGCCGAGGGACCAATAAAAACCAGACCCGCCTTTGCGACAGCCGCAACAAAATCGGGATTCTCCGACAGGAAACCATAGCCCGGGTGGATCGCCTGCGCCCCGGTTTCAAGTGCCCCTGCGATAATACGATCACCGCGCAGATAACTGTCGGCAGGGGCAGCACCGCCAATATGCACCGCGTGGTCTGCCATGCGCACATGGCGCGCACCGGCATCCGCATCGGAATACACGGCCACCGTTTCCACCCCCATCGCCCGCGCCGTCTGGGCGATCCTACAGGCAATCTCGCCGCGATTGGCGATAAGGATACGAGTGAACATCAGTCGTCCTTCAGATCCGAATACCGGCGATAACGGTGGCGGTAGATCAGGTTCGGGCGATCCCCTTCGACCAGATAAAAGATCATGCTGACTGCAACCAGGGCATCGACCAGCAACAGCATGCTGGGGTCCGCCCCGATATTGCGCGCAAAGGCATAAAGCGTGAAACCCGCCATGATGATCGCCACGATAATTGCCCAGGGCATGCGCGCCCAAAGACCCAAACCGGTGATCACCGGCAGCGCCCCGCCCAGCACGATCACCGTCACCGGATAACCCGCGCCGGTAAAGGCCCACAGCTTGAACAGCCCCGACACGATCAGATAGGCGATGATCACATACAGGGTCAGGCCCGGTCGGCCCTTGGGATGCGCGCGCGCCTGCTGCGGCGTGACATCGACCCAAGGGATACCGGCCCCCGGATCAGGCCGCTTGTCGTTGTCACTCATGTCGATCCCTTTCTGTGGAACGCCGTGCATCTTTGACTCGATGCAACGGATTTTCTGCATCCTCTCAGTGAGCGACGTCACGCCATAAAGACCCCATCGTCAAGCATTTCCGACCCAAACCGGACCTTGGGCGCGTTACGGGTCAGTGTTCGCTTTGCGGGACTATCCTGCCGTTCGACTTTCTCGTTCAGAGGTCCGCTTTGCGCCAGCAGAAGCTGCCGCACCGTTGATGTCACCAGCAAGTGTCGTCAAAGCAGCAACACCAAGTGCAACTGCAAGGCCAACCGCTACGCCGTATTCAACAAGAGTGACGCCACGCTCATCATGGCGGAAAGAGATCATCATTTTCATGAGTGTATCACGCATTGTTTGCTCCAGTATTTTGAGAAATAGGGATGTTTCGGTTCAATAGCGGATCGGTTCCCCCCGTCCGCTTGCAACGAGTCTGGCATGTGCCCGACCAATCCGGTGCCACCCCTAAGCCGGAAAACCACACCTATGAGTTGTGTTTTGCGACGGAAATGCCGGGCAGAGGCCCTAAGTCGAACAGTCATGGAATCTGGCGCGCGCCGATTCGAATGGGCCAGATCGCCATCGATCGGAGCTGGGACCCGCTAAAGACAGAATCCCAAGTTAGAGTTAGTTTTGGGCATCGCGGGGTTGCTATTCTGAGCACGTCGCGCAGCCGCGGACATGCATCTGACCAGACTTACAAAACTGTGGTGCCGGCGCCGGCCCGGAGTAAACTCGGCCACCTGTTCTTGTTTTATCTGAGCGCCGAACGCTTTCAACAATCTGAGTAGAAGAGACACCATAGTCCTCTTCTAACGTCAGCTCCTATTGGGCCGAATGGGTTGGTTGGAAAAGAGTGGGCTGCTGGTGCATCGTGAACGATGGGATTTTCGATTGGCAGCGGTTGCCTGCCGCCCAGCGCCGGCCGTGAAACATGCGAGGGTAGAGGTTTGTGTTCTGTGGAAACCGTTCGCCTGCTGGGGGCGAAAACAGTTGTGGGAAATCCAACTGACCAGACCACCGCTGCGTGGAGGCCTGTCGTTCTTCTCGCTAAAAAGCAGTACCGGCCGAGGTTCGGCCGGTGTGTAACTTGTACAGTGATAGCTTTGGACCGTACCTCGAGGGCTACGCTTTCACTATGACATCGGGGTTAGTTGAACCTGTCGGAAGTATGGGTTCTGAACGGCGGCCTCGCGACCATAGCCCGAAGAAACCAAACAGCTTAGCCCGCGCGAAGGGACTTGGACCATGATGCTCCAACTCTCGCTGCTCTCATTCATAAACAACTGAATGATGTTCGAGTTCTCGAGTTCCCCAGAGTAGGCAAGCGTTTCGCCATGGGAAGTTCGAAGATTGCGTTCTACTTGGCTGGTGTTTGCACACGGAAGGGCTGCGGCTTGCGTGGCCAAAAGCGATCCTGCAATCGCAAGAAGTGTCGTTCTTTTCATCTGCTCAATCCTGTCTTCGGCGGGCTTTTCCCGCTCATTTGTGGACGCCTTATAGTTTACGTGGCGTGAAGGTGCCGCAACAATGTGGTCACAATGCGGCAGGATTGAAGTTAAATAGCGCCGCTTTGACTCTCTTGGAACACATTTTCCTCTGCCCGTGGCGCAGTCTCGAGGGGCCGTCCGATCATCTTGACAGACGGTGTGCCATACCGTTCTGAATCTGAACCTAAATTCGGATTTGCCCCCCCGTTTTTACGACTGATCGCAACCGCCACTTCGGTAAGCAAGATCTTGCCAGTTCGGAGGCACGAGGTCGCTCTCAGAATCGGGAGAATGCTTAGAATTTTACTCAACCCTTAATTGACAAGGATCAATTCAATTCACCCGGAGCGCGCTGACCGCAACGTATCCAAGGCGCCATTTTCAACGCTGCTAATGCCCGCAATTCGCCCATGTGGTATTGGGCATTTCCGTGGCCACAATATGGCGGCAATATGGAGGCAGAATGAGCCAAACTTGACAACTAACTGATTTTAGGCGCATAATTATATATAGGTCTACATAGACTTTATCGACACAGCCTTGGGGGGATGTGGAATGGTCGCTAAATCCTTTATACTTTCGGCACTGTTTTTTGCCGCTCAAAGTAGTGTCGTCTACGCCCAGTCCAGTACGGCGCTTATTGATCGCCAACTCTTGGATCAGATCGATTTTCGGGATGCTGCTTTCTCAGTTTGTTTTGAGCAACGGAGTTGCGAGGTAGGTGTCTCGATACCGAGATCATCAAGCAACGATCCTCTGGAATTAACCGTTGCAGTAGCGGCTGAACGGGATACTGGCATTCTTGAAGGCTGGCAGCCCGCTGAACTCTACTGGGATCCGGTCGATGGTTTTGGTGTCCTCGGCGGCGGACAGAACGACGAGATCGATTTCAACGAACGGCTGACCATTTCTCTTTCCGAGCCTTTGAATATCCAGGGGATGTGGTTCTCTGACATGTTCATCGGGGAGCAATCCAATTACGGGGTCAGCTACACGGAACAGGAAGACCTGGAGGCGGCAGACGTTGTTGCGTCTTTGACGGGCGTCATGGTGTTTGAGCGTCGTGTCACTGGGCAGGTCGTCGTTCCCGATGATCCTTTCAACGTCGTCGTCAGCGATGACTTTGTCGAAGGCGGTGACGCTCGGAACCGAGTTTTGATCGACGAGGGGATTGTTACGTTTCTCATTGAAGATGAAACGCAAGGCTCCCCGCGGATTATTCGTGCCGCCGTGGGAGAGATTGACCCTTCCAAGCTGGACATTTTCGCGGGTGCCGAGATCGTGGATATCGATCCGGCCACCCTTTTGGGTGAAACTGAATTTGCACCATTGCTCGCCGCCGGTCTGCGCAATCAACTCATGATGGAGCGGATGGTGACCAATCAGATCAACCTTGCCGCATGGCACACCGAGGCCAGTCGACAACGGCTGATTTCAAGCGTGCCCAATGGTGAAGTTGGCACAGTGTTGAACGTAGCAACCACAGTAGATCAACTGGTGTTCTCGGCAGAGCTTATGACCAGTAACGACTATTCGGTTGCCGGCCTGGTGGTGGAGAACTGATATGTTTAAGAGAGTTATCTTCCGCGCAACCGTCATCCTTTCCATGGTGGCTACAAAAGCCGCCGCTACGATTGTCCCGGCTTGGACCAATTCGATGCCTACGCCGAACTCGAACTGGTCAAAACTCGACGGTGCAGTTTCAGAGCCGTTCGCTCGCCGGGAATTGAATCCGGACATCATTAGTGTCGTCACCAATCATCAACGGTGGCAAGACTATGAGGAAGCCATCCGCGTTACCTATGCGATGGCCCGAACCTCGGAAATTGGCGACCTTGACGAGCTTTGGGCATCCGTTCTGATTGAACACCACGGACCAGAAGCCTTGTCGACCTATCTGGCCGTCCGTGGCCAAATTAACTTGCTCGACGATCACAGCGACGCGCCAGGATACTTCATGGAGAATTGGCTCTGGAATGCCAGCTCTGGCAGCGGAGATTCCTGATCCGCTGTTAGATGATCGGGGTGTCCCTTTCGGTATCTCAAGAGGCTAGCTTTG
This portion of the Octadecabacter sp. SW4 genome encodes:
- a CDS encoding Flp family type IVb pilin, producing MRDTLMKMMISFRHDERGVTLVEYGVAVGLAVALGVAALTTLAGDINGAAASAGAKRTSERESRTAG